One genomic segment of Alkalicoccobacillus plakortidis includes these proteins:
- the hemW gene encoding radical SAM family heme chaperone HemW, with product MNHQAIYVHIPFCEHICHYCDFNKVFLKNQPVQSYLDALLLEMKKDQAEYPSKDIQTIYIGGGTPTALTADQLSYLLKGMKEIFSLDHVKEWTVEVNPDSAEEDKLQALIDAGVNRLSIGVQTFDTQLLEMIGRTHRADSVIEAVKTARKVGFRNLSIDLMFGLPKQTPESFRDTLKQAFELDVEHISAYSLKIEEKTVFFNRQRKGTLQLPPEEHEVQMYQDLRAMSSEAGYTQYEISNFAKDGLESKHNIVYWDNASYFGFGAGASGYINGVRYQNIGPVNQYIAAVESGKPPRLNTHQVTKVEQLEEAMFLGLRKREGLDPDTFHTQYGVRFEEVYQKQLDEHLKNGLLEYHHGSLRLTSEGLLLGNEVFESFLAVLDEVEVGNN from the coding sequence ATGAATCATCAAGCAATATATGTCCACATTCCTTTTTGCGAACATATTTGTCATTACTGTGATTTTAATAAAGTATTTTTGAAGAACCAGCCCGTCCAGAGCTATTTGGATGCACTGCTTTTAGAAATGAAAAAAGATCAAGCTGAATATCCATCAAAAGATATTCAAACGATCTACATTGGTGGAGGAACACCAACGGCATTAACGGCAGATCAGCTTTCTTATTTACTTAAAGGAATGAAAGAAATCTTTTCGCTTGATCACGTCAAGGAATGGACGGTAGAGGTAAACCCTGATAGTGCGGAGGAGGACAAGCTTCAAGCGCTAATTGATGCAGGTGTAAACCGGTTGAGTATTGGTGTACAGACATTTGATACTCAGTTATTAGAAATGATTGGACGCACCCATCGTGCCGATAGTGTCATTGAAGCCGTAAAAACCGCCCGTAAAGTAGGCTTTCGAAATCTCTCCATTGATCTTATGTTTGGTCTACCTAAACAAACACCGGAGTCATTTCGCGATACATTAAAGCAGGCATTTGAATTAGATGTTGAACATATTTCTGCCTACTCGCTAAAAATTGAAGAGAAAACGGTCTTCTTTAACCGACAACGTAAAGGGACATTGCAGCTTCCTCCAGAGGAGCATGAGGTCCAAATGTATCAAGATCTCAGAGCCATGAGTAGTGAGGCTGGATATACACAATATGAGATCAGTAATTTTGCTAAAGACGGACTTGAGAGCAAACATAATATTGTTTATTGGGACAATGCTTCATATTTTGGTTTTGGAGCAGGAGCTTCCGGTTATATAAACGGAGTACGTTATCAGAATATCGGACCTGTTAATCAATATATTGCCGCTGTAGAATCGGGTAAGCCTCCTAGGTTGAACACTCATCAGGTTACGAAAGTTGAGCAGTTAGAGGAAGCCATGTTTCTTGGATTACGTAAACGGGAAGGATTAGATCCAGACACCTTCCACACTCAATATGGGGTTCGTTTTGAGGAAGTGTATCAAAAGCAGCTTGATGAACACCTCAAAAATGGACTGCTTGAATACCACCACGGATCACTTCGATTAACGAGTGAGGGACTTCTACTTGGCAATGAAGTATTTGAATCATTTTTAGCCGTTTTGGATGAAGTTGAAGTAGGGAATAATTAA